The Rosa chinensis cultivar Old Blush chromosome 7, RchiOBHm-V2, whole genome shotgun sequence DNA segment TCATGTATTATTTGAACTTCACCTATTTTGGGTGAATTTTGAAGAGTGTCATTGTTTGCTATCAAAGAAATAAAAGTAGTTTAATCTTTAGAGAATGTTAATATACCAATGGCTTGTGTACAAAGAAATGCATTATTGCTATCAAATTGTAAGTTGAATTGTTGAAAAGCTCTCTCTTTATGCTGTGCCCTATAGCATACTCTGATTTGCATCGAAGTTACTGATTGCTCGAAAAGGTACAATTTCAGTATTATTCTATCTTAACTTGTGTCGAGAGACCTACCACTTAAATggcttgaaaaaataaaaagtgtcaaaaattgaaagtttttcatttcattttatgaCATGATCCCGAAAATATACGACAACTAATCTTGTGACCTTGTGAGATTGATCGGCAAACACTAACGAAGAGATGACTTagaaaagaaatcaagaaagatgAGAGGAGTGATGTTGTGATGGAGACAGAGTGACTGAGTGAGGCATCAAGTAATTGAAATTGTTGCAAAATAGGGTTTCAACTTATACAGCAAAACGACGTTGTTTTAGAGACTTCCATTCGATTTCAGTTTGATTTGGTTTCTGACGCCTTAAAGTTGAAAACTGAActggttccttttttttttttcaattttgttttttatgcatttttttccgagaagttttaaatacacactcctaattacttaatacacactcgatacttaatacaccacccatttaatttcttattctaatattctactaaatacacaacccaaagtacctaaaatatccttaatctcaaaaatcatgaaatatctatattgatgtttttaaatgaccatattgattacttctGTTACTTATTCAGAAATCCATAAAggtttattattgttccctttatatagatgcatataaataggttttatattatttgagttctcatccaccaaacaccatgttgatcaagtataaaattatgggttgaacatttaaccaaaactatatcaCTAGTTTCTCTCCAATGGTGGAACTacaaagttgtcattagaggggccaaacaaattaacaattacaaagttttttcacccgtgatgttttatattagaaaataaatggattaatcgtatctcttagaaaaaagaaagaaaaggaaattaactaaaaaatgggagtaaaatgatccgttttaaaaaaatttaataccattgattttgcaattctaaatattatggcttctaacctcatttaattacatcctttcaaaaaaaaaacctcatttaattataatttatttaagaaaaaattaaattagatagtttctaactttttttttttttttgaaaagaagagGTCAacagatagtttctaactttattcttgtactaAATTAGGAGgacatgtatagaaatttgttgtgtttatctaactatttatacctaaattattctatataaggaaaatatgactatttttttctttctttctaatgcatagatgtttgttttggtcattcaacctacctacaaaatctaatttgaaatataaaataatagggatgtgtattaagtgattaggggtgtgtatttaaaatttctctttttttcctccacttttttctttttgcgaAAAATAAagaatgtcaaaaaaaaaaaaaaaaaatttttattACATCACATAATCACTGAAAATGTACGAAAAATAATCTTTCGACTTGTTTGAATTCACGATCTCTCACTTCGTTCGACTTAAATCGCTTTTGAACAATAGCTTTATAACGAAATATATAGCATACAGCAGttgagaccaaaaaaaaaaaaaaaaagaagaagaagaagaagaagaaggaaatatAAATGGCCAGACCAGCCTATGAAGACGATTCCAAATGCTTAGTTACTATCCAAATGCCACTGAAATTCTGAAAAACCCTTAAACCCCTCTGAGTGAGTGAgacccagaaagaaagaaagaaagaaagaagggaaCTTCAATGGAAGAAGCATTACAGCTAAAACGCGCGGCAGAAGCCAAATACAAAGAGTCCAACTTCAAGTCAGCCCTCAAATACGCCAAGCGAGCGCGTCGCCTGAGCCCGAACCTGGACGGCGTCTCCTCCATGGTCACCGCCTTCGAGATCCTCCGCACCGCCCACAAGAACGCCGCCCCAAATCCTCCCAACTGGTACAAGATCCTCCAGGTAGAGCCCTTTGCCCACATCAACACCATTAAGACCAGATACAAGAAGCTCGCTTTTCTTCTCCACCCTGATAAGAACCCCCATTTGGGCTCCGACGAGGCCTTCAAGCTTGTAGGGGAGGCCTTTCGGTTCCTTTCGGATAGGATTAGGAGGAAGGAGTATGATATGAAGCTTAGGATTAAGATTCAGGATAGGAAGATGAGGGAGAGtgggggtttagggtttggggaGACGTTTTGGACGGCCTGCTCCACGTGCCGGCTTTTGCATCAGTTTGAGAGGAGGTATTTGGGGCTTAATTTGGTTTGCCCTAGCTGTAAGAAGAGCTTTGAGGCGGTGGAGGTTGGGGGTGGGGACAATGCTGCTGGGGTTAGGAGTAGTGAGAGGCTGAGGAAAATGGGCGGTGAAGGATCGAGAGCGAGTGGAATTCATGGTGAGAATGTGGAGAAGGAAGTGAGTGATGGTAACGGTGAGTCGAGGAGGAGGTTGAGGAAGAGAATGAGTAGCGTAGGAGAGGTGATGGAGAGGTGTGAAACAAAGAAGGCGAAAGTAGATGAGGAAATGATGACATTGGCGGAATTGCAGTTGGAGATCAAGCAAAAGGCACAGgagcagaagaagaagttgatgaggaaggagaaggagaaagatAGGCAGAAGGATGCAAAGAAAGGTAAGAATTCAGAAGTTGAGAGACGCGCTGTTTTGAAGAAAGGTAAGACTTCAGAAGTTGAGAGGCGGACTGTTTTGAAGAAGGCTAAGGATTTGGGAAGTGCTAAGAGCAGGAAAAGCAAGGGGCCAAAGAGTGAAGATTTAGAGAGTACGGAGGTGGAGGATTCACAGTTTTATAATTTCAAGAAAGATAAGAGGAGTTTTAAGAAAGGGCAGGTGTGGGCtatatatgatgatgatgatggaatgCCGAGGAATTATGGTTTGGTTGATGAAGTTGTTTCTGTCAGtccttttgaggtgaaaattaGTTGGTTGGATCTTCAGAATAATGGGGATCAGTGGTTGGCTTCTTGGGAGAAAATGGGATTGCCTGTGCCTTGTGGAAGGTTTAAAGTTACCAGGCAGACCACCACTAATTCAGTGCATATATTTTCTCATGTCACGGATTGTGACAGAGCTGCAAGAGAGATTTATAGGATTTATCCAAAGAAGGGATCAGTTTGGGCACTTTATAATGAAGCAGCTTTTGACGCTGATGGAGGAAATCTGTTGGTTAAAGAGAAGCGATGCTATGACATAGTTGTGTTTCTGACTAGTTACAGTGAGATGCACGGTTTGAGTATGGGATATCTTGAGAAGGTTGACGGGTTCAACACGGTATTTAAGAGAAGGGAGATTGGAGCACATGCTATTCGATGTTTAGAGAAAGATGATGTGAGGTTAATTTCACATGAAATTCCTGCAAAGAAGCTCTCTGGTAATGAGGCTCCAAACCTTTCGAAAGACTGTTGGGAACTTGATCCTGCTTCTCTTCCTCTGGATTTGCTTACATTTGGCTAAGACGATAGGTAAAAGTTGGGAAAGTGAAAGCCTTTTCTGTAACTTCCATCTTTTGGTTTGAGGTTCAGAGTGGAACATGTCGGTAGTTTGTAGCAAATGACGTTACTGCTCTTAAATCATAATGTGATTAGTTGCTGACTATATTCTTCTTCTGTTGGCTAGAAGTTCATCAGAATGCCTGTTTACAATCATAATCTAATGTTCTTTATtcttgttatttcttttttcttttgtaggGAGTTATGTGTGTGTTTTTTGCATCTACTTTCTATTGTGCTCTTTATATAATTACATATGCTAATAAGTATGTACATGGTTGTATGTGCATGGGGTTTCCACTCCAACTAATATAACTAAAGATAAAGCATGAGCCTGAGTCGGATGTGATGGATTAAACCTGGCTGACTGACATAATCTCTCAATTATAAGTACTGTATCTTCTTTATCTGCACATAGTTTGAAGGAGGTGAGGCAAAAGTATGCATAAAACTAGCAGCGTTGAAAATGTGCCCGAGTTGTTGGGCTGTTCTAGCTGAGAGTACTTTAGTATCTGTTAAGATTCTTATCATGGTCAGTGAATCTGAACTCTGGAGGAGAAGGCAGCACTGTTGAAATGTGCAGAATTGTTACATTACATATGGTCTTTCCAACAGGTAGCACTCTGGAGGTAGGTACTTTTTCCAACTTGATGTCGTTATTTGCTTATGATCAAGTTAAACCTGCATTGGTCGAAGTTGATAGAATATGGTTTCAGTTTCTCCAATTGGATGCGTGTTGCAAATGTGCCAAGTTGTTTTAGAAGCTTTATAGGTCACTATACTTCGATCTAGTATCTCAACTCGGAAGAATACAGCTATCACAGTTGAAAAACTTGAAATCTGCAGAATTGTTCATAGTAGACTGCAGAAGGCTGTAGTTTCTCCAAGCGGATGCTGTTATCTGCTTACCATGAACTCAAAACCTGCAATAGAATACGGGTTAATTACTTTGTCAGATTAATCTGGGTCACTACTAATTTTTTTTCGGTCATTTTGAGTTCGTAAGGAGTGGTGGGGCCGCAATATTGATGATGGGAGGTACCTTTGACAATAACCCCGGTGATGATGAGATGAACAAGAGAATGCTCGAGAGCTACATTTGCAGGGAGAAACAGACACTTCAGATAGGTACAATTGATGACTCAATTTAGAGGGTGGTCTTGTAACATTTGAAAGTATATTGAGAAGTAAAGTCACTACTCTAAACCTAAACCGTAAAGGTCAACAGAAGTATATGTTAAATCGCAACACCTGCTATTGCTAGTAGCCGAATCAACTCCATCGTAACGACAATGAGATCGGTAGTTAATGACTTAGCTTATATGTAACCTCATTCTCTATAGTTATATACCATCACAagtcgaaaaagaaaaactgctTGGTATCAAAATCTTTGTCACAACTCATGGGTGATGAGAGGGGGTTAGAAATTGAGTTAGGATTAAGTCATGTGTTCAATTTCCAGAATTCGATTCCACTCCAATATAACTGAATTAAACGAGAAATATTTGTCacagaataaaataaaataaatttaaaaaaaggcATGAGATCTTAGCCCAGCTTAGAGATCATCAGGGGTAAATAtgtaatttcattttgttttcgtGGTTTTCTTCACCTTAACCCCTCTCTCTGCGCTCAATTTGGTGTTTCACTCACCTCTTGCTGGGTTTCAAGCGTTGTTGCTGAGAAACCCGCCGGAAAATCGATACTTTAAATACCAAAATCCCATTTCAGAGTTGCAGTCATTTCGGGAAGTCTCTCACCTTTCAGAAGCACACCTCAAGGTTTGAGCTTTTTAATTCTCTCGCTTACGTTTTCTCTTGTTTCTGTTTGGTTGCGGTGGAAGATGGAATTTTTGGCTGAACCCATGAACTTAAAAGCATTAAAGACTCCTCTTTTATACTACCCATTACATCCCACTTTCTGATTTAGTCGTTGATGGAGTTTCTCTGGTTGGTACCCGAGAAATTCAAGATTGAAAGTTGGGAGTTGAAAAGATTGAAGCAAGTTTTTGCAAATGTAATTTAATTGATTCAGTTATACTAGCACAAACCATGGACTGCTTT contains these protein-coding regions:
- the LOC112175553 gene encoding uncharacterized protein LOC112175553 — translated: MEEALQLKRAAEAKYKESNFKSALKYAKRARRLSPNLDGVSSMVTAFEILRTAHKNAAPNPPNWYKILQVEPFAHINTIKTRYKKLAFLLHPDKNPHLGSDEAFKLVGEAFRFLSDRIRRKEYDMKLRIKIQDRKMRESGGLGFGETFWTACSTCRLLHQFERRYLGLNLVCPSCKKSFEAVEVGGGDNAAGVRSSERLRKMGGEGSRASGIHGENVEKEVSDGNGESRRRLRKRMSSVGEVMERCETKKAKVDEEMMTLAELQLEIKQKAQEQKKKLMRKEKEKDRQKDAKKGKNSEVERRAVLKKGKTSEVERRTVLKKAKDLGSAKSRKSKGPKSEDLESTEVEDSQFYNFKKDKRSFKKGQVWAIYDDDDGMPRNYGLVDEVVSVSPFEVKISWLDLQNNGDQWLASWEKMGLPVPCGRFKVTRQTTTNSVHIFSHVTDCDRAAREIYRIYPKKGSVWALYNEAAFDADGGNLLVKEKRCYDIVVFLTSYSEMHGLSMGYLEKVDGFNTVFKRREIGAHAIRCLEKDDVRLISHEIPAKKLSGNEAPNLSKDCWELDPASLPLDLLTFG